One segment of Papaver somniferum cultivar HN1 unplaced genomic scaffold, ASM357369v1 unplaced-scaffold_137, whole genome shotgun sequence DNA contains the following:
- the LOC113334802 gene encoding uncharacterized protein LOC113334802 isoform X1: MEGFGVPGFDNVAQAVRKKRSSASRRPRPDSSTPPSDNVSKVSSDENNGYEANFRRKEFNLNTLSARVPSANKAEGETSYKRLKKDGGSFGEVDGYYKNGSYKGSSEHGRNKLDLKRCSEGVLAPANWKSTGKVEEHSQSRSDKLENDMVNGNNDERRPSDGIGNENKLRKVKLKVGGVTRTLHAKSSADGASGGEPSIKLSRSLEAPRPRPKLILQDNSDDDESPPSPKGIGLQGVRWKDFSCEGFGQVKEESSKKKMVEESEGVRKSKRPPKRRVLDGEFDDGEEDEEIRYLEKLRMSKASMDSGADCDDDEEKGSKKHRKISRVSKIRMVNEDYKDDVEYASSRSGKKKSRSDRGSDDAEYVEELVSDEDPDVKRKKLKKDTDDLVMEGKKEMTLTTRQRALQSGKDISSASGTSLIEFPNGLPPAPPRKNKEKLSEVEQQLKKAEAAQRRRLQVEKAARESEAEAVRKILGQDSSRKKREDKLKKRRDEIAQEKADNAITLPPNTIRWTSNPSGTTVTFSQEIGLPSLFSSKPISYPPPREKCAGPSCTNAYRYRDSKTKLPFCSLECYRAVQELMQ, encoded by the exons ATGGAAGGTTTTGGTGTTCCAGGGTTCGACAATGTAGCCCAGGCTGTGAGGAAGAAACGGAGTTCTGCTTCTCGGAGGCCTCGTCCTGATTCTTCTACCCCACCTTCAGACAACGTCAGCAAGGTTTCAAGTGATGAGAACAATGGTTATGAAGCAAATTTCCGGAGGAAAGAATTCAATCTGAATACACTTTCTGCTAGGGTCCCATCTGCTAACAAAGCTGAAGGTGAAACCTCTTATAAAAGGCTTAAGAAGGATGGGGGGTCATTTGGAGAAGTTGATGGGTATTACAAAAATGGTAGCTATAAAGGCAGCAGTGAGCATGGGCGTAACAAATTGGATCTTAAACGCTGCAGTGAAGGTGTGCTAGCCCCGGCTAATTGGAAAAGCACAGGTAAGGTTGAGGAACATTCTCAATCGCGATCAGATAAGCTGGAGAACGATATGGTAAATGGAAATAACGATGAGAGACGGCCTTCTGATGGAATAGGAAATGAGAACAAGCTTAGAAAGGTGAAGCTCAAAGTTGGGGGTGTCACTCGTACACTACATGCTAAGTCTTCAGCTGATGGTGCCTCTGGTGGTGAACCTTCCATCAAGTTGTCTCGCTCTTTGGAGGCCCCTCGGCCACGTCCAAAGCTTATTCTACAG GACAACTCAGATGATGATGAATCCCCTCCTTCCCCAAAGGGTATAGGTTTGCAAGGAGTTCGATGGAAGGATTTTTCATGTGAGGGTTTTGGTCAAGTAAAAGAGGAATCTTCAAAGAAAAAGATGGTTGAAGAGAGTGAGGGAGTTCGTAAAAGCAAGCGTCCCCCAAAACGCCGAGTATTAGATGGGGAATTTGATGATGGAGAGGAAGATGAGGAGATTCGGTACCTAGAGAAACTCAGAATGTCAAAGGCCTCGATGGATTCTGGTGCTGATTGTGATGACGATGAGGAAAAAGGAAGCAAGAAGCATAGAAAGATATCCAGGGTCTCTAAGATTAGAATGGTTAACGAAGATTACAAGGATGATGTGGAGTATGCTTCATCTCGATCTGGCAAGAAGAAATCAAGATCAGATCGGGGATCCGATGATGCAGAATATGTAGAAGAATTGGTGTCTGATGAGGACCCAGATGTGAAGAGGAAGAAGCTAAAGAAGGACACtgatgatttggtgatggaagGTAAGAAGGAAATGACTCTCACGACCCGTCAACGTGCTCTTCAGTCGGGTAAAGACATCTCATCTGCATCTGGCACAAGTCTTATTGAATTCCCAAATGGGTTACCACCTGCCCCTCCAAGAa AGAATAAGGAGAAGCTTTCTGAAGTTGAGCAGCAGCTGAAGAAAGCTGAGGCTGCTCAAAGGCGGAGATTGCAAGTGGAGAAGGCTGCTAGAGAGTCCGAG GCAGAGGCAGTCAGGAAGATACTAGGTCAGGATTCTAGTAGGAAGAAGCGGGAAGATAAGTTGAAGAAACGCCGTGATGAAATAGCACAA GAGAAGGCTGACAATGCTATAACGTTGCCACCCAACACCATCAGATGGACCAGTAATCCTTCCGGGACTACTGTTACCTTTTCCCAAGAAATAGGCCTGCCAAGTCTATTCAGTTCAAAGCCTATCAG TTATCCTCCGCCGCGTGAGAAGTGTGCAGGTCCATCATGCACTAATGCATATAGGTATCGTGATTCGAAGACAAAACTTCCCTTCTGCAGTCTTGAATGCTACAGAGCTGTGCAGGAGCTGATGCAGTAG
- the LOC113334802 gene encoding uncharacterized protein LOC113334802 isoform X2 has translation MEGFGVPGFDNVAQAVRKKRSSASRRPRPDSSTPPSDNVSKVSSDENNGYEANFRRKEFNLNTLSARVPSANKAEGETSYKRLKKDGGSFGEVDGYYKNGSYKGSSEHGRNKLDLKRCSEGVLAPANWKSTGKVEEHSQSRSDKLENDMVNGNNDERRPSDGIGNENKLRKVKLKVGGVTRTLHAKSSADGASGGEPSIKLSRSLEAPRPRPKLILQDNSDDDESPPSPKGIGLQGVRWKDFSCEGFGQVKEESSKKKMVEESEGVRKSKRPPKRRVLDGEFDDGEEDEEIRYLEKLRMSKASMDSGADCDDDEEKGSKKHRKISRVSKIRMVNEDYKDDVEYASSRSGKKKSRSDRGSDDAEYVEELVSDEDPDVKRKKLKKDTDDLVMEGKKEMTLTTRQRALQSGKDISSASGTSLIEFPNGLPPAPPRKNKEKLSEVEQQLKKAEAAQRRRLQVEKAARESEAEAVRKILGQDSSRKKREDKLKKRRDEIAQEKADNAITLPPNTIRWTSNPSGTTVTFSQEIGLPSLFSSKPIRTMHRSTRSTTG, from the exons ATGGAAGGTTTTGGTGTTCCAGGGTTCGACAATGTAGCCCAGGCTGTGAGGAAGAAACGGAGTTCTGCTTCTCGGAGGCCTCGTCCTGATTCTTCTACCCCACCTTCAGACAACGTCAGCAAGGTTTCAAGTGATGAGAACAATGGTTATGAAGCAAATTTCCGGAGGAAAGAATTCAATCTGAATACACTTTCTGCTAGGGTCCCATCTGCTAACAAAGCTGAAGGTGAAACCTCTTATAAAAGGCTTAAGAAGGATGGGGGGTCATTTGGAGAAGTTGATGGGTATTACAAAAATGGTAGCTATAAAGGCAGCAGTGAGCATGGGCGTAACAAATTGGATCTTAAACGCTGCAGTGAAGGTGTGCTAGCCCCGGCTAATTGGAAAAGCACAGGTAAGGTTGAGGAACATTCTCAATCGCGATCAGATAAGCTGGAGAACGATATGGTAAATGGAAATAACGATGAGAGACGGCCTTCTGATGGAATAGGAAATGAGAACAAGCTTAGAAAGGTGAAGCTCAAAGTTGGGGGTGTCACTCGTACACTACATGCTAAGTCTTCAGCTGATGGTGCCTCTGGTGGTGAACCTTCCATCAAGTTGTCTCGCTCTTTGGAGGCCCCTCGGCCACGTCCAAAGCTTATTCTACAG GACAACTCAGATGATGATGAATCCCCTCCTTCCCCAAAGGGTATAGGTTTGCAAGGAGTTCGATGGAAGGATTTTTCATGTGAGGGTTTTGGTCAAGTAAAAGAGGAATCTTCAAAGAAAAAGATGGTTGAAGAGAGTGAGGGAGTTCGTAAAAGCAAGCGTCCCCCAAAACGCCGAGTATTAGATGGGGAATTTGATGATGGAGAGGAAGATGAGGAGATTCGGTACCTAGAGAAACTCAGAATGTCAAAGGCCTCGATGGATTCTGGTGCTGATTGTGATGACGATGAGGAAAAAGGAAGCAAGAAGCATAGAAAGATATCCAGGGTCTCTAAGATTAGAATGGTTAACGAAGATTACAAGGATGATGTGGAGTATGCTTCATCTCGATCTGGCAAGAAGAAATCAAGATCAGATCGGGGATCCGATGATGCAGAATATGTAGAAGAATTGGTGTCTGATGAGGACCCAGATGTGAAGAGGAAGAAGCTAAAGAAGGACACtgatgatttggtgatggaagGTAAGAAGGAAATGACTCTCACGACCCGTCAACGTGCTCTTCAGTCGGGTAAAGACATCTCATCTGCATCTGGCACAAGTCTTATTGAATTCCCAAATGGGTTACCACCTGCCCCTCCAAGAa AGAATAAGGAGAAGCTTTCTGAAGTTGAGCAGCAGCTGAAGAAAGCTGAGGCTGCTCAAAGGCGGAGATTGCAAGTGGAGAAGGCTGCTAGAGAGTCCGAG GCAGAGGCAGTCAGGAAGATACTAGGTCAGGATTCTAGTAGGAAGAAGCGGGAAGATAAGTTGAAGAAACGCCGTGATGAAATAGCACAA GAGAAGGCTGACAATGCTATAACGTTGCCACCCAACACCATCAGATGGACCAGTAATCCTTCCGGGACTACTGTTACCTTTTCCCAAGAAATAGGCCTGCCAAGTCTATTCAGTTCAAAGCCTATCAG GACGATGCATAGGAGCACAAGGAGCACAACTGGATGA